The following is a genomic window from Paralichthys olivaceus isolate ysfri-2021 chromosome 3, ASM2471397v2, whole genome shotgun sequence.
GAACTCTGGATAGTCTTGTAAAATTATCTGGCTCTCCcaaaatcaatatatatatattacaaatcATAATTGCATCAAAAATATTCTTCATTAATTAAAAGCTTCATCTATGATTTCAgtgtaaaaacagacaaaaatacaattaattaGCAAATATCAGGATTCAAAGGATTCAGCTTTTATTTGAATATCTTCCTTTCCTGGTTCTCTCTACTGAGGAGATGAGAACCTGCCGAGGAAGAGGATGGACTTGGTCTTATTATgcctgatgaagaagaggaaggggtGGTCTGCTGTGAAGTGTTCCTCCCTCAACATACAGAAAGATACCATGCCTGCTGTGGCCGCCGCCGCCTCCGTGCCCTCCTCGTTCACCTCCACGAAGGCCTTGTGGGCCACCGTAGACAGGAAGAGCCCTCCTTCGCCGTTCATGCCAGACAGGTCGGCCTTGGCCGTGCAGAACACGTCCGTCATGCCCAGTTTAGCCAGAGGCTCGTTCAGCTCGTAGTCCTCCTCCAGCTTGAACTTTGGCAGGTGAACGAGGATCTCTGACTGGACGTCCATGTTTTCCCTGTCGGTCCATTCATTCAGCCTCTCCTGCGtcagcttctcctccagctggaACAGAGCGAATGCATTTTATCACGCCTCTAAAAAAGCTGTGTTCATATTTCAAGATGTACTGTCTGAACAGACTGGTAAGTTGTAAGATGCATGTTATCCACGTTATCCAGTTTTACCcttttggtctccaccatctCCTGATGAAAATAACTGGCTTTTCAGCGCTCTCTATATGAAAAACCTGATTTTATGCTGTGTACCTTCAGCAGAGGGGCGGAGCCTTTTGTGGACTCTTCAGGCAACAGGATGAACATGCTGAGCTCCTCCCCCACATACGGCAGCTCCAGGATCTGCAGAGCGTGGTCAGGGATGTAGTTGTAGGGCAGCTTCTTCATCTGGTACATCATCTGGACCGGTTTACTCTCAGTCTGacacatagaaacacaaacaattgaTGCGTTTGGATCAAGTTTCTACAAAATCCCATCGtcagtttattaaaatgtcGATCTACTAACTCCACTGtgattactttattattttattgtgtttcagtGAGGAGCCAAGGGACATAGACTGTAATTACCATAACTGAGAGTACAGTACATTGAGCTGATtgacagagcttttattttgaaacgtgTGAACTTGGCTCGGTTGTTTACGGTAAAAGGCCTCTGAAATAGAAGagatatgaaaaaataacagcagttcagtaaatgATTTCCTTCTGCATTGATATGGGATTTTTTTACCTGGTTGACTTTAAAAAGCATCTCTTTGGTGTTTGCTTCATCAAAGCGGTTCATCCAGTTTCCCTTGAAGTAGATGGCATTGACAAGAGCCAGCCTCGTCATTGCAGAGACTGTCCCCGGCTTCAGgagatcttttattttatctgaaatgaaacagaacatTTGACAATTCAGAACAATGTCAAATGAtttattccctttttttctaaattcaaTATATTCGTACTTTCTGTCTGCTGCTCGACCCAAGTGTTGATCTCCCCTCTGCTCGCCTCTGCGGCCCCGATGAAATCCACAGTCTTCAAGTCTGCCTGGTAGTACTTACGCGTGGCTTCCAGGAATTGCTGCAGAGAGCAGATATCATCTTATATTTTcaaggaagttttttttttttttatcagtttaagagttaaaaaaggaaaacttaCAGGAAGGAACTTTGCGGTATTCTCCCCATACAGACGATTGGCAGTTTTCAGAATGTATGATGCTGATGGTGAGTTGATGTCTGCGTTTAGCGCCTCGAAGTCGGCGTGGACGGCTTCACCAGAGCTGAACGACAGGGCCTGTGTGGAAGTTTGGATTGACacgtgacatttaaaaaaaaaaaaaaagaagctgcaccacagagctgcagaccaAACACTTTTCTGAAATGTTCTGCAGGGGCTGTAGGTGAGGACGCTAATCTCCAAGTCAGTTGCTGCCAGCCCACTTGTAAAAGGGTCCATAAAATGGAGGGATGACGCAACTGATGACACACTATACGTTTaacattaataaactttgaCCAAACAGGAGACAGACTCATCAACCAAAGTGACGTTGTTGATCACGactagggatgtcacgatatgaaatctTGGTGCCTCAGgtctgactctgactctgaatGACAGAGACATGGTGTACCTGTGCCATTTGAACAGCGGTGTCTCCTCTGGCCCCCAGGTAGACCATAGCCAGAGCTGAACTGATGCTCAGCGGAGAGACAAAGATATTCCCCGATGGGTTTGCTTGGCTCAGAGTCCAGAACAGCTCCCAGGCaaactgtgtgtttgagctGCTGACGGCGGCCATGGCTGACGATGTACAGTTTTCCtgtaatgaacaaaaacagaaatgcacCTGATTGCTCCTTGATTGCGTTCCAACCTTTTTGCAGAACAAAATGTGCCAAGTCCCACCAGACTGGATGtggttcaattcaattttatttgtgtgtgacgCCAAATCCTAACATACATTCTCTCAAAGCAGTTTGAGACATTAAAGACTCATCGTGGACAGACAATAATGACGACAACAGTAAGGATGAAGAAGTGATGCTATTAATAAACAAGGGCTTTAAACCACAGCTTCATTAAATGTTATAGTGCCCTAGTCATTACGCATTTGTCGAGCAGAACGGTGATTACACTTCCGGGTCTGTGCCACAGCTTTCCTTGAGGTGCGTAATTATCTCTTTATACACAGTCCGTGGTGATTACGCAGCGTTAAGACAATGTTAACCGCAGGACTCAACATGAAAAACGTGTTAAACCAGAACTTGAAAGGTAACATGAGGTAATCGTGTTTGAATGACACGTCAAGATTACACGTCTGACGATGTCTCGCTCACACACCCATATGGCGATGGAAAACATTCCCGAAACGTAATATGACTGAATGATAATATGAATACGCAAAAGTACCTGAATGAGGAGAAGGTCTCGGCGCAGTGGCTTGGAACCTGGAAGTGGAGAGGTGCACGCacaccagtgtgtgtgggtgtgacgCGTGACTGGGCGATAAGTCACCGACTGCTCTGAACAAAACAGTCCATTATAGGCCAGTTGTGCACCAATGGAACAAATGCAACCGACACAATGCTGAGAAAAGGTTTGCACAACCTGTTGCGCAGCTCTTTGTGCCATCACTTTAATATGTTGTATTACAGTTGTTCTGAATTGGTAAAACACTAATTCCTGTTGTGTGAATTAATTGCTCAGTTGTTTAAACTCATTCACTGAATTGAGCATCGTTTTGACGAAACCATAAACTATCTTCACCTAGTAAAACACTATTTGCAGATCTCAGTCTTTCCTTTtgcaaaactctaaacacattctcatgcaataaaacacagttgtCACTGTGATGCACTTGTGACGCATAATGGTAAAAACCAGTGCCAGCtatgaacacaaatgaaacacacgTGTCATCCATTGAACACAACGATTCCAAATTGATCACACTTGTTTCGCTTCAtgtcatgacaacatgacaaccaATATAAGTTCAGAGTGCATCAGGTTGGTCCTGCAAGCTCATGACAACAAtggatcagagacacagaggacgagtgcgtgtaagaggaggtagaggtggaggacaagaaggaggcagaggaagaggagggagaggaagacgaagagTGGCAATTTCTGATGGTGGTACAGTAATATAACACTGTGTGCTGCTATAAGCAACCGGGGTGTTCTTCACCATCATGCCACTCTGGGGCCATAAACTGTAACACCCAGCACCTTCTCACCTTTCTTGGTGCTCTTAGAGATGTGTTGTCTTCAAATGAACAGCGGGAACATGAAATGATTGAGCGGCatatttatgttataatttgGGACAATGTTAGTTTTCACCGCGCTGTCCAAGTCAGAGAATGGTTCCATATGAATAACCTATACTTGCCACCGTACTCTCCCTTCCTCAATGCAATAGAGGAGTTTTTCTCCGCTTGGAGATGGAAGGTGTACGAGCGACAGCCCTACACCAGGCTCACAGTAATCTTCTTGAGTCCATGGAACTAGCCTGTGATGACATCGGTGAGGAGATGTTGTCA
Proteins encoded in this region:
- the serpinb1 gene encoding leukocyte elastase inhibitor — encoded protein: MAAVSSSNTQFAWELFWTLSQANPSGNIFVSPLSISSALAMVYLGARGDTAVQMAQALSFSSGEAVHADFEALNADINSPSASYILKTANRLYGENTAKFLPQFLEATRKYYQADLKTVDFIGAAEASRGEINTWVEQQTENKIKDLLKPGTVSAMTRLALVNAIYFKGNWMNRFDEANTKEMLFKVNQTESKPVQMMYQMKKLPYNYIPDHALQILELPYVGEELSMFILLPEESTKGSAPLLKLEEKLTQERLNEWTDRENMDVQSEILVHLPKFKLEEDYELNEPLAKLGMTDVFCTAKADLSGMNGEGGLFLSTVAHKAFVEVNEEGTEAAAATAGMVSFCMLREEHFTADHPFLFFIRHNKTKSILFLGRFSSPQ